A window from Roseburia sp. 499 encodes these proteins:
- a CDS encoding putative ABC transporter permease — protein MLFSRYEIVWLFFVYSFLGWTMEVVHGVYGKRKLINHGLLNGIVCPVYGFSMVFLSVFLDSLREGWFYLFLGCMIVSSVIELITGVILEKVFQIRMWDYSNMKFQVGGYVCLKYAILWGILGMLLIKLANPFFLSIIHEIPQLVGEILLIVFNILLVVDTVTTLAGLYFGRENSKHMDEIADGFSQASNSLRKAITARVEQRMERAFPNQKKKDMESAAEKEEKKLRESVFAYGCGFHKIVWIFFLGAFLGDITETIFCWITTGELMSRSSVVYGPFSLVWGIGVAGITMLLYRYRNKEDRYIFLAGTFLGGAYEYICSVFTEICFGTVFWDYSDIPFNLGGRINLLFCFFWGIAALVWMKLFYPFFSKWIERIPMKIGKILSCVFVIFMTINIIISAGALARYSDRNQGIESKNAIEKWLDSHFDDSRMEWIYPNAKMTE, from the coding sequence ATGTTGTTTAGCAGATATGAAATCGTATGGTTATTTTTTGTTTATAGCTTTCTCGGATGGACCATGGAAGTGGTTCATGGAGTCTATGGAAAAAGAAAGCTGATAAATCATGGCTTATTAAATGGAATTGTTTGCCCGGTGTATGGATTTTCTATGGTGTTCTTATCCGTATTTCTGGATTCGCTACGAGAAGGCTGGTTCTATTTGTTCTTAGGCTGTATGATTGTAAGTTCTGTTATTGAATTGATAACAGGAGTAATTTTGGAAAAAGTATTTCAGATACGAATGTGGGATTACTCTAATATGAAATTTCAGGTGGGTGGATATGTTTGCCTGAAATACGCTATTCTTTGGGGAATTCTTGGAATGTTGCTGATAAAGCTGGCAAATCCGTTCTTTTTAAGCATTATACATGAAATACCACAGCTTGTAGGTGAAATCCTACTAATTGTGTTTAACATATTATTGGTAGTAGACACGGTAACAACGTTAGCGGGATTATATTTTGGCAGAGAAAATTCGAAGCATATGGATGAAATTGCAGATGGATTTTCGCAGGCATCGAATTCCTTGCGTAAAGCCATAACTGCTAGGGTAGAGCAGCGTATGGAGCGTGCATTCCCAAATCAGAAAAAGAAGGATATGGAGAGTGCAGCCGAGAAAGAGGAAAAGAAATTACGCGAAAGTGTATTTGCCTATGGATGTGGATTTCATAAAATTGTCTGGATTTTTTTCTTGGGAGCATTCCTGGGAGATATTACAGAAACGATTTTCTGTTGGATAACTACAGGGGAATTGATGAGTCGAAGTAGTGTAGTATACGGGCCGTTTAGTTTGGTATGGGGAATTGGTGTTGCCGGAATTACAATGTTGTTGTATCGATATCGGAATAAAGAAGATCGGTATATCTTTCTGGCAGGTACTTTCTTGGGCGGAGCTTACGAGTACATATGTAGTGTTTTTACAGAAATATGTTTTGGTACTGTTTTTTGGGATTACAGTGATATACCGTTTAACCTGGGAGGACGTATTAATCTTTTGTTTTGTTTCTTCTGGGGAATCGCGGCATTGGTATGGATGAAATTGTTTTATCCCTTCTTTTCTAAGTGGATTGAGCGGATTCCAATGAAAATAGGAAAAATACTGAGCTGTGTTTTTGTAATATTTATGACGATAAATATTATAATTTCTGCCGGCGCATTAGCACGTTATAGTGACAGAAATCAGGGAATAGAATCGAAAAATGCGATAGAAAAATGGCTGGATAGTCATTTTGATGATAGTCGTATGGAATGGATTTATCCCAATGCAAAGATGACAGAATAG
- the proB gene encoding glutamate 5-kinase, with protein sequence MEMKEYLKHKKRVVVKIGSSSLMHEETGGLNYPKLEKLVRELCDIHNQGIDVCLVSSGAIAVGRKVIGLEERPKSISTKQACAAVGQARLMMTYQRIFSEYNHMAGQVLMTKGTMLNNVSRKNTQNTFEELFRLGVIPVVNENDTVSTYEMQFGDNDTLSAIVASLVGADLLILLSDIDGLFTDDPHKNPNAELIKVVEHLDEGVLSMAKDSTGSDVGTGGMATKLTAAKIATLSGADMIIANAKDVGILHEIFEGEFTGTLFKQHKNEDFYIADFIEESIG encoded by the coding sequence ATGGAAATGAAGGAATACTTAAAACATAAAAAACGTGTAGTGGTAAAAATAGGATCATCTTCCCTAATGCATGAAGAGACTGGGGGACTTAATTACCCCAAATTAGAAAAACTGGTACGAGAATTATGCGACATTCATAATCAGGGAATAGATGTATGTCTGGTAAGTTCCGGAGCTATTGCTGTGGGAAGAAAGGTCATTGGGCTGGAAGAACGACCTAAGAGCATTTCTACCAAACAGGCATGTGCAGCAGTGGGACAGGCAAGATTAATGATGACATATCAGAGAATATTTTCTGAATATAATCATATGGCTGGTCAGGTATTGATGACAAAGGGAACCATGTTAAATAATGTATCTAGAAAAAATACACAGAATACTTTTGAAGAACTGTTTCGTCTGGGCGTAATTCCGGTTGTAAACGAGAATGATACAGTATCTACATATGAAATGCAGTTTGGTGATAATGATACATTGTCTGCCATTGTAGCATCATTGGTGGGAGCAGATCTTTTGATTTTGTTATCTGATATTGATGGACTATTTACCGATGACCCTCATAAGAATCCAAATGCAGAGTTGATTAAAGTGGTAGAGCATCTGGATGAAGGTGTATTGTCTATGGCAAAGGATAGTACAGGAAGTGATGTGGGAACCGGTGGCATGGCAACGAAACTTACAGCGGCAAAAATTGCTACTCTTTCCGGCGCAGATATGATTATCGCAAATGCAAAGGATGTGGGAATTCTCCATGAGATTTTTGAAGGGGAATTTACTGGAACACTGTTTAAGCAGCATAAGAATGAAGATTTTTATATTGCAGATTTTATAGAAGAAAGTATAGGATAG
- a CDS encoding DUF896 domain-containing protein gives MEQSKIDRINALARKSKAEGLTEAEKKEQALLRQEYIANVRRNLRGQLDNIDVVNPDGSIENLGEKYGKKTAN, from the coding sequence ATGGAACAGAGTAAAATTGACCGAATCAATGCGTTGGCGAGAAAATCAAAAGCAGAAGGTTTGACAGAAGCAGAGAAGAAGGAACAGGCACTTTTGCGTCAGGAGTATATTGCTAATGTAAGAAGAAATTTAAGAGGACAGCTTGATAATATTGATGTGGTAAATCCTGATGGAAGTATCGAGAATCTGGGAGAAAAGTATGGAAAGAAAACAGCAAATTAG
- a CDS encoding 5-formyltetrahydrofolate cyclo-ligase — protein MERKQQIRAELKEKRNLLTKEQREEYSGKICEQIWKYIVSEEAEVIYCYYPLGSEVNVLPLAEKALAEGKKVAFPRTNGDMMEFYPVMSLAGFQKGAFGIMEPIGEVPITEDSPMVIVPGLGFDKSKNRIGYGKGFYDRYFARFPACRKIAATYETQIVDNIPTDDFDTPMDLIITEREVLE, from the coding sequence ATGGAAAGAAAACAGCAAATTAGAGCTGAGTTAAAAGAAAAAAGGAATTTGTTGACAAAAGAACAGCGGGAAGAATATTCTGGAAAGATATGTGAACAGATTTGGAAGTATATCGTATCAGAAGAAGCGGAAGTCATATATTGTTATTATCCGTTGGGAAGTGAAGTAAATGTGTTGCCTTTGGCAGAAAAAGCACTGGCAGAAGGGAAAAAAGTCGCATTTCCGCGAACGAATGGAGATATGATGGAGTTTTATCCGGTTATGTCATTAGCTGGTTTTCAAAAGGGAGCTTTTGGAATTATGGAGCCTATTGGTGAGGTTCCGATTACAGAAGATTCGCCCATGGTAATTGTTCCGGGACTTGGGTTCGATAAAAGTAAAAACAGAATTGGTTACGGAAAAGGTTTTTATGACAGATATTTTGCAAGATTTCCTGCATGTCGAAAAATTGCTGCAACTTATGAAACACAAATCGTAGATAACATTCCTACAGATGATTTTGATACACCAATGGATTTGATTATAACTGAGAGAGAGGTATTGGAATGA
- a CDS encoding glutamate-5-semialdehyde dehydrogenase, with amino-acid sequence MLEQIGKNAREAEAVMRVLSVKEKNKLLATAADYLMADMTLLLEANERDMENARENNMPPALQDRLQLTESRVAQMAEGLRQIAALDDPVGEVLSMKQRPNGLMIGQKRVPLGVIGIIYESRPNVTADAFGLCFKAGNVVILRGGKDAIHSNNAITKTMQEALEKCGLPIHAIQLITDTSHETAEEFMRMNEYVDVLIPRGGAGLIRTVVQKATVPVIETGTGNCHIFVDETADLDMAIDIIFNAKTQRIGVCNACESLVVHEKIKDAFLPRLAERLKEKNVELRGDEKSREACVEIKAATEEDWGTEYLDYILSIKTVSSIEEAILHINKYNTGHSEAIITKDYDNAQKFLNEIDAAAVYVNASTRFTDGFEFGFGAEIGISTQKLHARGPMGLKELTTTKYIIYGNGQVRE; translated from the coding sequence ATGTTAGAGCAGATTGGAAAAAATGCAAGGGAAGCAGAAGCGGTTATGCGTGTATTATCTGTGAAGGAAAAGAATAAACTGTTGGCTACTGCTGCAGATTATTTAATGGCAGATATGACATTGCTTCTGGAAGCGAACGAAAGAGATATGGAAAATGCAAGAGAAAATAATATGCCACCGGCATTACAGGACAGATTGCAGTTGACAGAATCAAGGGTGGCGCAGATGGCAGAAGGGTTACGTCAGATTGCTGCGTTAGATGACCCGGTAGGGGAAGTACTGTCTATGAAACAACGTCCAAATGGTCTTATGATTGGTCAAAAACGAGTTCCGTTAGGAGTCATTGGAATTATTTATGAATCCAGACCAAATGTAACAGCAGATGCTTTTGGACTTTGCTTTAAAGCTGGAAATGTGGTGATTTTAAGAGGCGGTAAAGATGCTATTCATTCTAATAATGCCATTACCAAGACCATGCAGGAAGCTTTGGAGAAGTGCGGTCTTCCAATTCATGCAATTCAGTTGATTACAGATACTAGTCATGAAACTGCAGAAGAGTTTATGCGCATGAATGAATATGTGGATGTTTTGATTCCGCGTGGAGGAGCCGGATTAATCCGCACTGTAGTGCAAAAAGCTACAGTACCTGTGATTGAAACAGGAACTGGAAATTGTCATATTTTCGTAGATGAGACAGCAGATTTGGATATGGCAATTGATATTATTTTCAATGCAAAGACCCAGAGAATTGGTGTATGCAATGCTTGTGAATCTCTGGTAGTGCATGAGAAGATTAAGGATGCATTTCTTCCAAGGTTAGCAGAACGGCTAAAAGAAAAAAACGTAGAACTTCGCGGAGATGAGAAGAGTCGGGAAGCTTGCGTTGAGATTAAAGCAGCAACAGAAGAAGATTGGGGAACTGAATATTTAGATTATATTCTATCTATTAAAACAGTTTCTTCTATTGAAGAGGCAATTCTCCATATTAATAAGTATAATACAGGACATTCTGAGGCAATTATCACGAAGGATTATGATAATGCACAGAAATTCTTGAATGAAATTGATGCGGCTGCTGTATATGTCAATGCGTCTACAAGATTTACCGATGGATTTGAATTTGGTTTTGGTGCAGAAATCGGCATTAGTACTCAGAAACTGCATGCCAGAGGACCAATGGGATTAAAAGAACTGACTACAACCAAATATATTATTTATGGAAATGGTCAAGTGAGAGAATAA
- a CDS encoding GNAT family N-acetyltransferase, whose amino-acid sequence MCVHYIQLGEEQIELSLFHGFRRHQEVTKCWRKENGRWQLKDIPFVEEWSEAEYAFLVKCLKNTDHTGGFVFGAFDEERLVGFASVENEPFGSKNQYVQLSCIHVSEESRGMGIGKRLFAIASEAGRRLGAEKLYISAHSAKESQAFYHAMGCIEAREYNRQLSEAEPCDCQLEFVL is encoded by the coding sequence ATGTGTGTGCATTATATACAATTGGGAGAAGAACAAATTGAATTGTCATTATTTCATGGATTTCGTCGACATCAGGAAGTAACAAAATGCTGGCGGAAGGAAAATGGAAGATGGCAGTTAAAAGATATTCCTTTTGTAGAAGAGTGGAGCGAAGCAGAATATGCATTTTTGGTAAAGTGCTTAAAGAATACAGACCATACCGGAGGATTTGTGTTTGGGGCCTTTGATGAGGAGCGGCTGGTTGGTTTTGCATCTGTGGAGAATGAACCTTTTGGTTCAAAAAATCAGTATGTTCAGTTGTCTTGTATTCACGTTTCAGAGGAAAGCCGTGGAATGGGAATCGGGAAACGATTATTTGCCATTGCCAGTGAAGCTGGCAGAAGATTGGGAGCAGAGAAATTGTATATTTCTGCACATTCGGCAAAAGAGTCTCAGGCATTTTATCATGCTATGGGGTGCATAGAGGCAAGAGAGTATAATAGACAGCTAAGTGAAGCAGAACCTTGTGACTGCCAGTTAGAATTTGTACTGTAA
- a CDS encoding aldo/keto reductase → MNKTVTLGKTGITANKNGFGALPIQRISTEDAGKLLRKAYDAGITFFDTARFYTDSEAKIGEALSDVRNHIYIATKTAAQNGADFWKDLRTSLSLLKTDYIDLYQFHNPSFCPKPGDGTGLYEAMEQAKEEGKVRHIGITNHRLSVAHEAIDSGLYETLQFPFCYLATEKDLELVKRCQEENMGFIAMKALSGGLITNSAAAYAYLDQFDNVLPIWGVQREKELDEFISYIDNPPAMTPEIKKIIEDDRTQLAGNFCRGCGYCMPTCPVGIEINNCARMSLLLRRSPSELQLTPEVQAKMKKIEDCIHCGQCSAHCPYGLDTPTLLEENYKDYIEVLNGKTL, encoded by the coding sequence ATGAATAAAACTGTTACTCTCGGAAAAACGGGAATTACCGCAAACAAAAATGGTTTCGGTGCTCTCCCGATTCAACGTATCTCCACAGAAGATGCGGGAAAACTATTGCGTAAAGCATATGATGCAGGAATAACCTTTTTTGATACTGCACGCTTTTACACTGACAGCGAAGCCAAAATCGGAGAGGCACTTTCTGATGTCCGCAATCATATCTATATAGCAACAAAGACTGCTGCCCAAAATGGAGCTGATTTCTGGAAGGATTTAAGGACTAGTCTTTCTCTTCTGAAAACAGATTATATTGACCTTTATCAGTTCCACAATCCTTCTTTTTGTCCTAAACCCGGTGATGGTACCGGATTATATGAAGCTATGGAACAGGCAAAGGAAGAGGGTAAGGTTCGCCACATTGGTATCACCAATCACCGTCTTTCCGTAGCACACGAAGCCATAGACAGTGGACTTTACGAAACCTTACAATTTCCTTTTTGCTATCTTGCCACGGAAAAAGATTTAGAACTGGTAAAAAGATGTCAAGAAGAAAACATGGGATTTATTGCTATGAAGGCATTATCCGGCGGACTCATTACGAATTCTGCCGCCGCTTATGCATATCTGGATCAGTTTGACAATGTGCTTCCTATCTGGGGTGTGCAGCGTGAAAAAGAACTGGATGAATTCATAAGCTATATTGATAATCCGCCTGCAATGACACCGGAAATCAAGAAAATCATAGAAGATGACCGCACGCAACTTGCCGGAAACTTCTGTCGTGGCTGCGGCTACTGTATGCCCACCTGTCCGGTAGGAATTGAAATCAACAACTGTGCCCGCATGTCGCTGCTGCTTCGCCGTTCTCCTTCCGAATTACAGCTTACACCAGAGGTACAGGCAAAGATGAAAAAAATTGAGGACTGTATTCACTGTGGCCAGTGCAGCGCACACTGTCCTTACGGACTAGATACGCCAACATTATTAGAGGAAAATTATAAAGACTATATAGAAGTTTTAAATGGAAAAACTCTATAA
- the miaB gene encoding tRNA (N6-isopentenyl adenosine(37)-C2)-methylthiotransferase MiaB produces MEKNMYDQVPTMEPQRQFYYMEKAKSYVDDLAQQLGRRPTFCVTTFGCQMNARDSEKLTGILETIGYEAADSEDADFVIYNTCTVRENANNKVWGRLGYLSTYKKHHPHMKIALCGCMMQEPEVIEKLQKSYRFVDLIFGTHNIYKFAELIVATFEQKGMVVDIWKDTDKIVEDLPVERKYSFKSGVNIMFGCNNFCSYCIVPYVRGRERSRKPQDIIREIEHLVADGVVEVMLLGQNVNSYGKNLETPVTFAELLQEIEKIEGLERIRFMTSHPKDLSDELIEVMSKSKKICKHLHLPLQSGSSRILKEMNRHYDKEQYLTLVEKIRKAVPDIALTTDIIVGFPGETEEDFLETMDVVQKVRYDSAFTFIYSKRTGTPAAAKEEQVPEDVVKDRFDRLLKEVQSCASERAQALTGKTESVLVEEVNEQDSSLVTGRLSNNFVVHFPGTEELIGKIVNVKLKECKGFYFYGEMTGEV; encoded by the coding sequence ATGGAAAAGAATATGTATGACCAGGTTCCGACAATGGAGCCACAGCGCCAATTTTATTATATGGAAAAAGCCAAGAGTTATGTAGATGATTTGGCACAGCAGTTAGGTAGAAGACCAACCTTTTGTGTCACTACATTCGGGTGTCAAATGAATGCCAGAGATTCTGAAAAACTGACAGGAATTTTAGAAACGATTGGGTACGAAGCGGCAGATAGTGAAGATGCCGATTTTGTTATTTATAATACCTGCACAGTCAGGGAAAATGCTAACAACAAGGTTTGGGGACGTTTAGGATATCTGAGTACTTATAAAAAGCATCATCCACATATGAAAATTGCACTTTGTGGTTGTATGATGCAGGAACCGGAAGTAATTGAGAAGTTGCAAAAAAGCTATCGCTTTGTAGATTTAATATTTGGAACACATAATATCTATAAATTTGCAGAACTCATTGTTGCTACTTTTGAACAGAAGGGAATGGTAGTTGATATTTGGAAGGATACAGATAAAATCGTAGAAGACCTTCCGGTGGAGCGTAAGTATTCCTTTAAGTCCGGAGTCAATATTATGTTCGGATGCAATAACTTCTGTAGTTACTGTATTGTTCCTTATGTGCGAGGAAGAGAACGTAGCAGAAAGCCTCAGGATATCATTCGTGAAATCGAACATCTTGTGGCAGATGGCGTGGTAGAAGTTATGCTTCTTGGACAGAATGTAAATTCTTATGGAAAGAATCTGGAGACACCGGTAACCTTTGCAGAATTGTTGCAGGAAATCGAGAAAATTGAAGGATTGGAGCGTATCCGTTTCATGACTTCCCATCCAAAGGATTTGTCTGATGAACTGATAGAAGTTATGAGCAAATCGAAAAAAATATGTAAGCATTTGCATTTACCGTTACAGTCAGGAAGTAGCCGTATCTTAAAGGAAATGAACCGTCATTACGATAAGGAACAGTATTTAACCCTGGTGGAAAAGATTCGCAAGGCTGTACCGGATATTGCACTTACTACAGATATTATTGTAGGATTTCCTGGTGAGACGGAAGAGGACTTTTTAGAAACTATGGATGTGGTACAGAAAGTACGCTATGATAGTGCGTTTACTTTTATATACTCTAAACGTACCGGGACCCCTGCTGCAGCAAAGGAAGAACAAGTACCGGAGGATGTGGTGAAAGACCGTTTTGACCGGTTATTAAAGGAGGTACAGAGTTGTGCTTCTGAACGTGCTCAGGCTCTTACCGGAAAAACGGAAAGCGTTTTGGTAGAAGAAGTGAACGAACAGGACAGTTCACTGGTAACCGGAAGACTCAGTAACAACTTTGTAGTACATTTTCCGGGAACAGAAGAATTGATTGGAAAGATTGTTAACGTGAAGTTAAAGGAATGTAAAGGATTTTATTTTTACGGTGAGATGACAGGAGAAGTGTAA
- the ruvA gene encoding Holliday junction branch migration protein RuvA: MYSYIKGELVEIMDDVIVVEAGQIGYNIHIPASMIDNFTGTGQDVKIYTYLHVKEDDMQLYGFLTRDDLNIFKLLLGVSGIGPKGALAVLSVMTPDDLRFAVLGEDAKAIAKAPGIGNKTAQRVILELKDKLSLEDAFEAKTAHVAETNTNSLSSVKNEAVQALTALGYSASEALKAVNGVELTEDITVEEVLKEALKQMAFL, from the coding sequence ATGTATTCTTATATTAAAGGTGAACTGGTTGAGATTATGGATGATGTGATTGTAGTTGAAGCTGGACAGATTGGCTACAATATTCACATTCCAGCCAGTATGATAGATAATTTTACAGGAACAGGACAGGACGTAAAAATCTATACATATCTTCATGTAAAGGAAGATGATATGCAGTTGTATGGATTTTTAACAAGAGATGACTTGAATATCTTCAAGTTGTTACTTGGGGTTAGTGGTATCGGCCCGAAAGGTGCGCTTGCAGTGCTGTCGGTAATGACACCGGATGACCTGCGTTTTGCAGTGTTGGGAGAAGATGCAAAAGCCATTGCAAAGGCACCGGGAATCGGGAATAAGACAGCACAGCGTGTTATTTTGGAATTGAAGGATAAGTTAAGCTTAGAGGATGCTTTTGAAGCGAAAACTGCACATGTGGCAGAGACAAATACCAATTCACTTTCCAGCGTGAAAAACGAAGCGGTACAGGCCTTGACAGCTCTTGGTTATTCTGCTTCAGAGGCTTTAAAAGCAGTGAATGGTGTGGAACTTACAGAGGACATTACGGTAGAAGAAGTGTTGAAAGAAGCATTGAAACAGATGGCGTTTCTTTAG
- a CDS encoding flavin reductase family protein — protein MKKEFMNCPSCFEGQEMYGFDWKEHVVAIPAPLVVVTSYKENGKTNATMQSWLTFSNSDGFYCIFADVNKYGHMYSTIKEKKSLVINFPSADVYMKCHATIYNNEYEDDEIQMAGLTVEKASMVDAPRIKECFLNLECEYAWEKELTPDSYHIVMCVKVVNVVMDEEYYNEQMKGRYGETGYLYNIHSPRNPESGKEENTCVGIIKKYATYDELSNK, from the coding sequence ATGAAAAAGGAATTTATGAACTGTCCCTCATGTTTTGAAGGACAAGAGATGTATGGATTTGATTGGAAAGAGCATGTTGTTGCAATACCCGCTCCGTTGGTCGTTGTAACATCATATAAAGAAAATGGAAAGACGAATGCAACAATGCAATCATGGTTAACTTTTTCCAATAGTGATGGTTTTTATTGCATTTTTGCAGATGTAAACAAATATGGACACATGTATTCTACTATTAAAGAGAAAAAATCCTTGGTAATTAACTTCCCCTCTGCGGATGTATATATGAAATGTCATGCTACCATCTATAATAACGAGTACGAAGATGATGAAATTCAAATGGCAGGTTTAACTGTGGAGAAAGCTTCCATGGTAGATGCACCAAGAATAAAAGAATGTTTTTTGAATTTAGAATGTGAGTATGCATGGGAAAAGGAACTTACACCTGATAGTTACCATATTGTCATGTGTGTAAAAGTTGTTAATGTGGTAATGGATGAAGAATACTATAACGAGCAAATGAAGGGACGTTATGGTGAAACAGGATATTTATATAATATTCATTCTCCGAGAAACCCGGAGAGTGGAAAAGAGGAGAATACTTGTGTCGGTATTATAAAAAAGTATGCTACATATGATGAGTTATCCAATAAATAA
- a CDS encoding DinB family protein, whose translation MMRKAENKDVTLCDDIRFLTNRALWETENLMKCIPDELWNKRYDGLPMWKYLYHTLYSMDRWFINPCDSNYQNPEFHTETLADLNVVPDKEYLSREQLEDYFYGIKSKIETYINELSDDELSNMPEGCNMTRFRLILGQFRHWHRHMGVIYGFIVEDTGKWPYVLNMKGAYPEEPMPNYY comes from the coding sequence ATGATGAGAAAAGCAGAAAACAAAGATGTTACGTTATGCGATGACATTCGTTTCTTGACAAACAGAGCATTATGGGAAACAGAAAATTTAATGAAATGTATTCCAGACGAACTTTGGAATAAGAGATATGATGGACTACCTATGTGGAAATACCTGTATCATACCTTGTATTCTATGGATAGGTGGTTTATTAATCCATGTGACTCTAATTATCAGAACCCCGAATTTCATACAGAAACCTTAGCAGATTTGAATGTTGTTCCGGATAAGGAATATTTATCGAGGGAACAATTAGAAGACTATTTTTATGGCATCAAGTCGAAAATTGAAACCTATATAAACGAGTTGTCCGATGACGAACTTTCTAATATGCCGGAAGGATGCAACATGACAAGATTTCGTCTAATATTGGGACAGTTTAGGCATTGGCACAGGCACATGGGAGTAATCTATGGATTTATTGTGGAAGATACTGGAAAGTGGCCGTATGTTCTGAATATGAAAGGGGCATATCCGGAAGAACCAATGCCAAACTACTATTAA
- a CDS encoding GNAT family N-acetyltransferase has product MLINDEIINVKGKELLFRNATEEDAQMLIDYLKVTCGETRYLVKEPEEIKFTLEQEKKFITQINNSENNLMLLGFLDGKYVGNCSLMGMATSRYKHRASMGIALYQKYTGMGIGRAMIEKLFAVANEKGFEQIELEVVADNERAIHLYKNMGFEIYGTFPNNMKYKDGTYADAYWMMKKL; this is encoded by the coding sequence ATGCTCATTAATGATGAAATTATAAATGTAAAAGGAAAAGAGTTGCTATTTCGCAATGCAACGGAAGAAGATGCACAAATGCTGATAGACTATTTGAAAGTGACTTGTGGTGAGACTAGATATTTGGTGAAAGAGCCGGAAGAAATAAAATTCACCTTAGAACAGGAAAAAAAGTTTATTACTCAAATTAATAATTCTGAAAATAATTTAATGTTATTAGGTTTTTTAGATGGAAAATATGTCGGCAATTGTTCTCTTATGGGAATGGCAACAAGCAGATATAAACATCGTGCCAGTATGGGAATAGCGCTTTATCAAAAATATACCGGAATGGGTATTGGGCGTGCTATGATAGAGAAGTTATTTGCGGTAGCTAATGAAAAAGGTTTTGAGCAAATTGAACTTGAAGTAGTTGCTGATAATGAAAGAGCTATCCATTTATATAAAAATATGGGATTTGAAATTTATGGAACTTTTCCTAATAATATGAAATATAAAGATGGTACATATGCTGATGCTTATTGGATGATGAAAAAACTTTAA
- a CDS encoding MazG nucleotide pyrophosphohydrolase domain-containing protein yields MNKLNIETLENYLKETYKSFDEDQGLFMKLVEEIGEVAELLNIRTGRKGGDKDIKEELAKELADVIHYTVAIAAINNIDLEKTIIEKDLKAAIKYNHEINLKDYMERKS; encoded by the coding sequence ATGAATAAATTAAATATTGAAACATTAGAAAATTATCTAAAAGAAACATATAAAAGTTTTGATGAAGACCAAGGCTTATTTATGAAACTTGTGGAAGAAATTGGTGAAGTGGCAGAACTTCTAAATATTAGAACAGGAAGAAAAGGTGGCGACAAAGATATAAAGGAAGAATTAGCAAAAGAATTAGCTGATGTTATCCATTATACTGTAGCTATAGCTGCTATTAATAATATTGATTTAGAAAAGACAATAATTGAAAAAGATTTAAAGGCTGCTATTAAATATAATCATGAAATCAATTTAAAAGATTATATGGAACGAAAAAGTTGA
- a CDS encoding VOC family protein, producing the protein MRIEHIALYVNDLEATKEFFIKYFGASSNDGYHNFNTNFRSYFLSFDDGARLEIMNRPSMDNPEKTMERTGYIHLAFSVGSKEKVDALTAELKKDGYEVISGPRTTGDGYYESCILGIEGNQIEITV; encoded by the coding sequence ATGAGGATAGAACATATTGCATTATATGTAAATGATTTAGAAGCGACCAAAGAATTTTTTATAAAATATTTCGGGGCGTCTTCCAATGATGGATACCATAATTTTAATACGAATTTTCGTTCCTATTTCTTGTCTTTTGATGATGGGGCTAGATTAGAAATTATGAATAGACCATCTATGGATAATCCTGAAAAAACTATGGAAAGAACAGGATATATTCATTTGGCTTTTAGTGTAGGAAGTAAAGAAAAGGTTGATGCACTTACAGCAGAGTTGAAGAAGGATGGTTATGAAGTAATAAGTGGGCCAAGAACAACAGGCGACGGATATTATGAAAGTTGTATCCTTGGTATCGAGGGGAATCAAATTGAAATAACCGTATAA